A stretch of Carnobacteriaceae bacterium zg-C25 DNA encodes these proteins:
- a CDS encoding site-2 protease family protein, with protein sequence MAIVVFLLVFTIIVTLHEFGHYYVAKKSGVLVREFALGMGPKVFSWRKGETTFTLRALPLGGFVRMAGDGDDTQEIRQGQRVYLTQNEDGRIVEIDTQDKPSNTLALPVEVSYCDIVDTMTIKGFVAGESDEQIFVVDDKAMHIEHDGTRVQVAPLQTHLETKSAFKRIAIYAAGPINNFLLSIFVFTLLAFSAGGVNSPSNHVTVSENGVAARIGIQTGDKITAINDTAITNFSDLTTVMARLRQQHVTDIDVTYESNHQTKTIRAQLTDGYLGVTQSKDTDIWSKLTYGFTETIFVVKQVWLALVGLVTNGFNVGQLGGPIAIVQMSGEVAQSGILSIFSFLAILSANLGVINLLPIPGLDGGKILLALIELLRGKPLSKNKEVFVTMIGVGVLLLLMVVVTFNDIAKLFIK encoded by the coding sequence ATGGCAATTGTTGTCTTTTTATTGGTTTTTACAATCATTGTAACATTACACGAATTTGGGCATTATTATGTAGCGAAAAAATCAGGTGTACTTGTTCGTGAATTTGCTTTAGGTATGGGACCTAAAGTATTCAGCTGGCGTAAAGGTGAAACAACTTTTACACTTCGTGCGTTACCACTTGGTGGCTTTGTGCGCATGGCTGGAGATGGTGATGATACACAAGAAATTAGACAAGGGCAACGTGTGTATCTTACTCAAAATGAAGATGGACGTATTGTTGAAATTGATACACAAGATAAACCGTCTAATACATTGGCACTTCCAGTTGAAGTGTCGTATTGTGATATTGTGGATACGATGACCATTAAAGGTTTTGTTGCTGGAGAATCCGATGAACAAATTTTTGTGGTTGATGATAAAGCAATGCACATTGAACACGACGGTACACGAGTGCAAGTGGCTCCGCTTCAAACGCATTTAGAAACAAAAAGTGCTTTTAAGCGTATTGCCATATATGCAGCCGGACCAATCAATAATTTTTTGTTGAGCATTTTTGTGTTTACTTTATTAGCGTTTTCGGCGGGTGGTGTCAATTCGCCAAGTAATCATGTTACAGTTTCTGAAAATGGTGTGGCAGCACGTATTGGTATACAAACAGGGGATAAAATCACTGCGATTAATGATACAGCTATAACGAATTTTAGTGATTTGACAACCGTTATGGCTAGATTACGCCAGCAACATGTAACGGATATTGACGTAACCTATGAATCAAATCACCAGACAAAAACCATTCGTGCGCAATTAACCGACGGGTATCTCGGTGTAACGCAAAGTAAAGATACGGATATTTGGAGCAAATTAACGTATGGCTTTACAGAAACCATTTTCGTCGTGAAACAAGTTTGGCTAGCGTTAGTAGGTCTAGTGACAAACGGATTTAATGTGGGTCAACTTGGTGGGCCAATCGCCATTGTTCAAATGAGCGGTGAAGTGGCACAATCTGGTATTTTATCTATATTTTCGTTTTTAGCAATACTGAGTGCAAACCTCGGGGTTATAAATTTATTGCCAATTCCAGGTTTAGATGGTGGTAAAATTTTATTAGCCTTAATTGAGTTATTACGTGGTAAACCGTTAAGTAAAAATAAAGAAGTTTTCGTCACCATGATTGGTGTGGGCGTACTGTTGTTACTAATGGTTGTCGTCACATTTAATGATATTGCAAAATTATTTATAAAATAG
- the rsmG gene encoding 16S rRNA (guanine(527)-N(7))-methyltransferase RsmG produces the protein MTPKQFKRSVEEAGITLTDKQLKQYEMYFEMLVEWNEKMNLTAITQKEEVYLKHFYDSLTLAIETDVLQKSVTLCDVGAGAGFPSIPLKIALPHLHVTIVDSLNKRITFLNELVRTLELENVSCFHDRAETFGQNEAFREKFDVVTARAVARLNLLSELCLPLVKVDGVFVSMKASSTLEEVAQSRKAFNVLGGEFVEDKAFQLPYEAGERHIVVVHKKQATPKKYPRKAGLPAKSPIE, from the coding sequence ATGACACCAAAACAATTCAAAAGAAGTGTAGAAGAAGCGGGCATTACACTCACTGATAAACAATTAAAACAATATGAAATGTACTTTGAAATGCTTGTGGAATGGAATGAAAAAATGAATTTAACCGCCATTACACAAAAAGAAGAGGTATATTTAAAACACTTTTATGACTCATTAACACTTGCCATTGAAACAGACGTGTTGCAAAAAAGTGTGACGTTATGTGATGTGGGTGCGGGAGCAGGTTTTCCAAGTATTCCTTTAAAAATTGCTTTACCACATTTACACGTGACAATCGTGGATTCATTAAACAAGCGGATTACCTTTTTGAATGAGTTGGTGCGTACTTTAGAATTAGAAAATGTGTCGTGTTTTCATGATAGAGCGGAAACGTTTGGACAAAACGAAGCGTTTCGTGAAAAATTTGATGTTGTGACAGCACGTGCTGTTGCACGATTAAATTTATTGAGTGAATTATGTTTGCCATTGGTTAAAGTGGACGGTGTTTTTGTGTCGATGAAAGCTTCTAGCACACTAGAAGAAGTGGCGCAATCGCGTAAAGCATTTAACGTATTAGGTGGCGAATTTGTTGAAGATAAAGCGTTTCAATTACCGTATGAAGCCGGTGAGCGTCATATTGTTGTCGTGCATAAAAAACAAGCGACACCAAAAAAATATCCAAGAAAAGCAGGCTTACCTGCAAAAAGTCCAATAGAATAG
- a CDS encoding ParA family protein produces MGKVIAISNQKGGVGKTTTAVNLGAALAYSGRRVLLIDSDSQGNATSGLGVNRGDVEGRDIYSVLIEGVSIRDAIVPSSRENLWIVPATMNLAGAEMEMYTIEHRETLLKRALQDVVHDYDFILIDCPPALGALTLNAFTASDSVLIPVQCEYYALEGLSQLWNTIRLVHQHFNKDLRIEGVLLTMLDTRTNLGAEVVEEVRTYFKEKVYETVIVRNVRLSEAPSYGQSIIDYDLKSRGAQLYLELASEVLAQND; encoded by the coding sequence ATGGGAAAAGTTATAGCCATATCAAATCAAAAAGGTGGCGTTGGTAAAACAACGACAGCGGTTAATTTAGGTGCAGCACTAGCGTATTCTGGACGACGTGTCCTTTTGATTGATAGTGATTCACAAGGAAATGCGACAAGTGGATTAGGTGTGAATCGCGGAGATGTTGAAGGTCGTGATATTTATAGTGTACTCATTGAAGGGGTATCGATACGAGATGCGATTGTCCCAAGTAGTCGTGAAAATTTATGGATAGTACCTGCAACCATGAATTTAGCGGGTGCTGAAATGGAAATGTATACAATTGAGCATCGTGAAACGTTATTGAAACGTGCGTTACAAGATGTTGTTCATGACTATGATTTTATTTTAATTGACTGTCCACCGGCATTAGGGGCATTGACCTTAAATGCTTTTACAGCTAGCGATTCTGTCTTGATCCCCGTTCAATGTGAATATTATGCGCTAGAAGGATTGAGTCAGTTATGGAATACGATTCGTTTAGTTCATCAGCATTTTAATAAAGATTTGCGTATTGAAGGTGTGTTGCTAACGATGTTGGATACACGAACAAATTTAGGTGCAGAAGTTGTTGAAGAAGTCCGCACTTATTTCAAAGAAAAAGTTTACGAGACGGTTATTGTACGTAATGTGAGATTGTCAGAAGCACCAAGCTATGGGCAATCCATTATCGATTATGACTTGAAATCACGTGGCGCACAATTGTATTTAGAGTTGGCTTCGGAGGTGTTAGCACAAAATGACTAA